A portion of the Streptomyces erythrochromogenes genome contains these proteins:
- a CDS encoding complex I subunit 1/NuoH family protein, whose amino-acid sequence MNDVLDVALRLIVVFAVFLVLPLVVGQTEHKVMAHMQGRLGPMYAGGFHGWAQLVADGVKFAQKEDVVPANADRRIFQLAPAVALLPYLLVLLAIPIGPGEGAVGQVIDAGLFFVLAVMGVGVLGSLMAGWASANKFSLLGGLRTAAQLLAYELPMLLAAASVAMAAGTVSLPGIVEAFEWWWLPWQIVGALVFFTAGLAELQRPPFDMPVADSEIIFGAYTEYTGLRFALFLLAEYAGIVVLCFLTTVLFLGGWHGPFGAEGLGWVWTLLKTALLAFVVIWLRVSYPRLREDQLQKLAWTALIPLALAQIALTGIVKVAIQ is encoded by the coding sequence GTGAACGACGTACTCGACGTCGCCCTGCGGCTGATCGTCGTCTTCGCCGTCTTCCTCGTGCTCCCGCTCGTCGTCGGGCAGACCGAGCACAAGGTGATGGCCCACATGCAGGGCCGCCTCGGCCCCATGTACGCCGGCGGCTTCCACGGCTGGGCCCAGCTCGTCGCCGACGGCGTGAAGTTCGCGCAGAAGGAAGACGTCGTCCCGGCCAACGCCGACCGCCGGATCTTCCAGCTGGCCCCCGCCGTCGCCCTGCTGCCCTACCTCCTCGTCCTCCTCGCCATCCCTATCGGCCCGGGCGAGGGCGCGGTCGGCCAGGTCATCGACGCCGGCCTGTTCTTCGTCCTCGCCGTCATGGGCGTCGGAGTCCTCGGCTCCCTCATGGCCGGATGGGCCTCCGCGAACAAGTTCTCCCTGCTCGGCGGCCTGCGCACCGCCGCACAGCTGCTCGCCTACGAACTCCCCATGCTGCTCGCCGCCGCCTCCGTGGCGATGGCCGCCGGGACGGTCTCCCTCCCCGGCATCGTGGAGGCCTTCGAGTGGTGGTGGCTGCCCTGGCAGATCGTCGGCGCCCTCGTGTTCTTCACCGCAGGCCTCGCCGAACTGCAGCGGCCCCCCTTCGACATGCCCGTCGCCGACTCCGAGATCATCTTCGGCGCGTACACCGAGTACACGGGCCTGCGCTTCGCTCTGTTCCTGCTCGCCGAATACGCCGGCATCGTCGTCCTCTGCTTCCTCACCACCGTCCTCTTCCTCGGCGGCTGGCACGGCCCCTTCGGCGCCGAGGGCCTCGGCTGGGTCTGGACCCTGCTCAAGACCGCGCTCCTCGCCTTCGTCGTGATCTGGCTCCGCGTGAGCTACCCGCGCCTGCGCGAGGACCAGCTCCAGAAGCTCGCCTGGACCGCACTCATCCCGCTCGCGCTCGCCCAGATCGCGCTCACCGGCATCGTGAAGGTGGCGATCCAGTAA
- a CDS encoding NADH-quinone oxidoreductase subunit C, producing MNLYDSLPDAAPAVFGAEAVAELSYDVLTVDVPVGSWISALEIARDKLGCTYFDWLSAVDEPGTGLRVCAHVASLENHRVRRLLLRTTVPHGAPSLPSAVAVYAGAEWHERETFEMFGITFTDHPHLVHLLLPENFEGHPLRKDFVLAARVAKAWPGAKEPGEAHDPDAPKRRQMLPPGVPDPNDWGPMKGQLPPAPARPARTPRAAGAAGAAARTPREGAPVRRTRSVAEGSATQAAEAATPETPARPPRRTRSVTEGSASQAAEAAPGTEAPEAPARPPRRSRSAADGSASQAAGAEAPDDAAPGTEAPEAPARPPRRTRSAADGSAGQAAGEPAAPRRPAPRSSDAPWHDPKPAFDEPAPEAAPKAEPGAGPAPDPKAPKAEPGAGPAPEPKAPKAEPGPAPKTGPAPERRPADPETDPTTDNGGDA from the coding sequence GTGAACCTCTACGACTCCCTCCCCGACGCCGCGCCGGCGGTCTTCGGTGCCGAGGCCGTCGCCGAGCTCTCCTACGACGTCCTCACCGTGGACGTGCCCGTGGGCAGCTGGATCTCCGCCCTGGAGATCGCCCGGGACAAACTGGGCTGCACGTACTTCGACTGGCTGAGCGCCGTGGACGAGCCCGGCACCGGCTTGCGGGTCTGCGCCCACGTCGCCTCGCTGGAGAACCACCGGGTACGCCGGCTCCTGCTGCGCACGACCGTCCCGCACGGAGCCCCCTCCCTGCCGTCGGCCGTCGCCGTATACGCGGGGGCGGAGTGGCACGAGCGCGAGACGTTCGAGATGTTCGGGATCACCTTCACCGACCACCCGCACCTGGTGCACCTCCTGCTCCCGGAGAACTTCGAGGGGCACCCGCTGCGCAAGGACTTCGTGCTGGCCGCGCGCGTCGCGAAGGCCTGGCCGGGTGCGAAGGAACCGGGCGAGGCCCACGACCCCGACGCCCCGAAGCGCCGTCAGATGCTGCCGCCCGGCGTGCCGGACCCCAACGACTGGGGCCCGATGAAGGGCCAGCTCCCGCCGGCCCCGGCCCGTCCCGCCCGTACCCCGCGCGCCGCCGGTGCGGCCGGCGCCGCCGCCCGTACCCCGCGCGAGGGCGCCCCCGTCCGCCGGACCCGCTCGGTCGCCGAGGGCTCGGCCACCCAGGCCGCCGAAGCCGCCACCCCGGAGACCCCGGCCCGCCCGCCGCGCCGCACCCGCTCGGTCACGGAAGGCTCCGCGAGCCAGGCCGCCGAGGCCGCCCCGGGCACGGAGGCCCCCGAAGCCCCGGCCCGGCCGCCGCGCCGTTCGCGCTCGGCGGCCGACGGATCCGCGAGCCAGGCCGCCGGGGCCGAGGCCCCGGACGATGCCGCTCCGGGTACGGAGGCCCCCGAAGCCCCGGCCCGCCCGCCCCGCCGTACCCGCTCGGCAGCGGACGGCTCGGCCGGCCAGGCGGCAGGCGAGCCGGCCGCCCCTCGCCGCCCCGCCCCCCGCAGCTCCGACGCCCCCTGGCACGACCCGAAGCCCGCCTTCGACGAACCGGCCCCCGAGGCGGCTCCGAAGGCCGAGCCGGGAGCCGGGCCCGCACCGGACCCCAAGGCTCCGAAGGCCGAGCCCGGAGCCGGGCCCGCACCGGAACCCAAGGCTCCGAAGGCCGAGCCCGGCCCCGCCCCGAAGACCGGACCCGCCCCCGAGCGGCGCCCGGCCGATCCCGAGACCGACCCCACCACCGACAACGGAGGCGACGCGTGA
- a CDS encoding NADH-quinone oxidoreductase subunit B, which translates to MDVTPQPELLPEPKRLGVLSRLAPEPMKVVLNWGRRYSLWVFNFGLACCAIEFIAASMARHDFIRLGVIPFAPGPRQADLMIVSGTVTDKMAPAVKRLYEQMPEPKYVISFGACSNCGGPYWDSYSVTKGVDQIIPVDVYVPGCPPRPEALLQGILKLQEKIARESLAERYASGPSVSQLTSGLVSAPPAPGQGAGA; encoded by the coding sequence ATGGACGTGACACCTCAGCCGGAGCTGCTCCCGGAGCCCAAGCGCCTCGGAGTCCTCTCCCGCCTGGCCCCGGAACCGATGAAGGTGGTCCTGAACTGGGGCCGCCGGTACAGCCTGTGGGTCTTCAACTTCGGCCTGGCCTGCTGTGCGATCGAGTTCATCGCCGCCTCCATGGCCCGGCACGACTTCATCCGCCTCGGCGTCATCCCCTTCGCACCGGGGCCGCGCCAGGCCGACCTGATGATCGTCTCGGGCACCGTCACGGACAAGATGGCCCCCGCCGTCAAGCGGCTCTACGAGCAGATGCCCGAGCCGAAGTACGTCATCTCCTTCGGCGCCTGCTCCAACTGCGGCGGCCCGTACTGGGACTCGTACTCGGTGACGAAGGGCGTCGACCAGATCATCCCCGTCGACGTCTACGTGCCCGGCTGCCCGCCGCGCCCGGAGGCGCTCCTCCAGGGCATCCTCAAGCTCCAGGAGAAGATCGCCCGCGAGTCGCTGGCCGAGCGCTACGCCTCGGGGCCGTCCGTCTCGCAGCTGACCAGCGGCCTGGTCAGCGCCCCGCCGGCACCCGGGCAGGGGGCCGGCGCGTGA
- a CDS encoding NADH-quinone oxidoreductase subunit A, whose translation MPEPTVSTVTVLAADYFRSYSVVGLLAALGVLFVAVAFGAGRLLRPVVPTPEKLLTYECGVDPVGEGWAHTQVRYYVYAFLYVIFAVDSIFLFPWATVFAAAGYGATTLVEMFIFLGFLAVGLLYAYKKGVLEWT comes from the coding sequence GTGCCCGAACCAACGGTATCGACCGTAACCGTGCTCGCGGCGGACTACTTCCGGAGTTATTCGGTCGTCGGCCTGCTGGCAGCCCTCGGTGTGCTCTTCGTGGCCGTCGCCTTCGGCGCGGGCCGCCTCCTGCGGCCCGTGGTCCCGACCCCCGAGAAGCTCCTGACGTACGAATGCGGCGTGGACCCCGTCGGCGAGGGCTGGGCGCACACCCAGGTCCGCTACTACGTCTACGCCTTCCTCTACGTCATCTTCGCCGTCGACTCGATCTTCCTGTTCCCGTGGGCGACGGTGTTCGCCGCCGCCGGCTACGGCGCCACGACCCTGGTCGAGATGTTCATCTTCCTGGGCTTCCTGGCCGTCGGCCTGCTCTATGCGTACAAGAAGGGCGTCCTCGAATGGACGTGA
- a CDS encoding sensor histidine kinase, giving the protein MTTSLAIADNDRPPRVRPVFSAVTWKEIAHLVTNLPEAILGFVYAVVMVSTAGGLSVTAIGLPLLAVGLFLSRQWGRLERARARLLLGVRVEEPTPIPGPRRSGGFFPWLWTSIKDPVGWRTVLYQLIRLPWAVLTFTVVLTGLFVLWPVLPYLVRLLANADRAMVRGLLSPSDDLERRIAELESDRGVVVDTAAADLRRIERDLHDGAQARLVALAMGLGLAKEKLLEDPEGAAAMVDEAHGEVKLALQELRDLARGIHPAVLTDRGLDAALSSVAARCVVPVKVLVDLPAGQEARPAEAIEGIAYFVVSELLQNVSKHARARGATVEVWRAGARLMIRVSDDGRGGADTSGGSGLAGLAERLDAVDGVLVVDSPEGEGTVVSAELPWRDRVPGRG; this is encoded by the coding sequence ATGACCACGAGCCTCGCCATCGCCGACAACGACAGACCTCCCCGCGTGCGGCCCGTATTCAGCGCCGTCACGTGGAAGGAAATCGCCCATCTGGTGACCAATCTGCCTGAGGCGATCCTGGGTTTCGTTTACGCGGTTGTCATGGTTTCCACCGCGGGCGGTCTTTCCGTGACCGCGATCGGACTTCCTTTGCTTGCGGTCGGTCTCTTTTTGTCTCGGCAATGGGGACGGCTGGAGCGGGCCCGCGCACGGTTGCTTCTGGGCGTACGGGTGGAGGAGCCGACTCCGATCCCCGGTCCGCGGCGGTCCGGCGGATTCTTCCCCTGGCTGTGGACGAGCATCAAGGATCCGGTCGGCTGGCGGACCGTGCTGTACCAGCTGATCCGGCTGCCCTGGGCGGTGCTCACCTTCACGGTAGTCCTGACCGGACTGTTCGTGCTGTGGCCGGTGCTGCCGTATCTGGTGCGGCTGCTCGCGAACGCGGACCGCGCGATGGTACGGGGCCTGCTGTCGCCCTCCGACGACCTGGAGCGGCGGATCGCCGAGCTGGAGTCGGACAGGGGCGTGGTCGTCGACACGGCGGCCGCCGACCTGCGGCGCATCGAGCGGGACCTGCACGACGGAGCGCAGGCGCGGCTGGTCGCGCTGGCGATGGGGCTGGGTCTGGCGAAAGAGAAGCTGCTGGAGGACCCGGAGGGCGCGGCGGCGATGGTCGACGAGGCCCACGGGGAGGTGAAGCTGGCCCTCCAGGAGTTGCGGGACCTGGCCCGCGGGATCCACCCGGCCGTGCTGACCGACCGGGGGCTGGACGCGGCGCTGTCGTCGGTGGCGGCGCGGTGCGTGGTGCCCGTGAAGGTACTGGTGGACCTGCCGGCGGGGCAGGAGGCCCGGCCGGCCGAGGCGATCGAGGGGATCGCGTACTTCGTGGTGTCCGAGCTGCTGCAGAACGTGAGCAAGCACGCGAGGGCGCGCGGCGCGACCGTGGAGGTCTGGCGGGCGGGGGCCCGGCTGATGATCCGGGTGTCCGACGACGGGCGGGGCGGAGCGGACACCTCCGGCGGGAGCGGGCTGGCGGGGCTGGCGGAGCGGCTGGACGCGGTGGACGGGGTGCTGGTGGTGGACTCCCCGGAGGGGGAGGGGACGGTGGTGTCCGCAGAGCTGCCATGGCGCGACCGGGTCCCGGGCCGGGGTTGA
- a CDS encoding sensor histidine kinase has translation MDDGKGGRGGVGAVLRAPVAGRTWREFAYLLVGLPLSTLYFSLAIAGVSLGAGLLVTFLGVPVLAGVLAMCRGFGRVERARVRALLGADVIEPAPIRAKKSGALAAMGAVLKSGSAWRHVLYSVIHFPWAVFGFCLALTFWAAGWAYLLYPLWFWVFPAYTDQPGLQLFQNGDYSFYLDSPAEIALTCLVGLALTLATPWLIRALTTVDRVMVGGLLGASRLDSRVTELESDRGVVVDTAAADLRRIERDLHDGAQARLVALAMDLGLAKEKLGEDPRAAARMVDEAHGEVKIALQELRDLARGIHPAVLTDRGLDAALSAVASRCTVPVRVAVDLPGRPAAAIEGIAYFTVSELLQNISKHAVARSASVDVWKSGGRLLLQVADDGRGGASLRDGTGLAGLAERLDAVDGVLVVDSPEGGGTTVTAELPWRP, from the coding sequence ATGGACGACGGCAAGGGCGGGCGTGGCGGTGTCGGCGCGGTGCTGCGGGCCCCGGTGGCGGGGCGGACCTGGCGGGAGTTCGCGTACCTGCTGGTAGGGCTGCCGCTGAGCACCCTGTACTTCTCGCTGGCCATCGCCGGCGTGAGCCTCGGGGCCGGGCTGCTCGTCACCTTCCTCGGCGTCCCGGTCCTGGCGGGCGTCCTCGCCATGTGCCGCGGGTTCGGCCGGGTGGAGCGGGCCCGGGTGCGCGCGCTGCTCGGGGCGGACGTCATCGAGCCCGCTCCGATCCGGGCGAAGAAGAGCGGGGCGCTCGCCGCGATGGGCGCGGTGCTCAAGAGCGGCAGCGCCTGGCGGCACGTGCTGTACTCCGTGATCCACTTCCCGTGGGCGGTGTTCGGTTTCTGCCTGGCACTGACGTTCTGGGCGGCGGGTTGGGCGTACCTGCTGTACCCGCTGTGGTTCTGGGTCTTCCCGGCCTACACCGACCAGCCGGGCCTCCAGCTCTTCCAGAACGGCGACTACTCCTTCTACCTCGACTCCCCCGCGGAGATCGCCCTCACCTGCCTCGTCGGGCTGGCCCTCACCCTCGCCACCCCGTGGCTGATCCGGGCCCTGACCACCGTCGACCGCGTCATGGTCGGCGGGCTGCTGGGGGCGTCGCGGCTGGACAGCCGGGTCACCGAGTTGGAGTCCGACCGGGGGGTCGTCGTGGACACCGCCGCCGCCGACCTGCGGCGCATCGAACGGGATCTGCACGACGGCGCACAGGCCCGGCTGGTGGCGCTGGCGATGGACCTGGGGCTGGCGAAGGAGAAGCTCGGCGAGGACCCGCGGGCCGCCGCCCGCATGGTGGACGAGGCGCACGGCGAGGTGAAGATCGCCCTCCAGGAGCTGCGGGACCTGGCCCGCGGGATCCACCCGGCGGTACTGACGGACCGCGGACTGGACGCGGCGCTGTCCGCGGTGGCCTCGCGGTGCACCGTGCCGGTACGGGTGGCCGTGGACCTCCCGGGCCGGCCGGCCGCGGCCATCGAGGGGATCGCGTACTTCACGGTCTCGGAGCTGCTGCAGAACATCAGCAAGCACGCCGTGGCCCGGTCCGCCTCGGTGGACGTGTGGAAGTCCGGGGGGCGGCTGCTGCTCCAGGTCGCCGACGACGGCCGGGGCGGCGCGAGCCTGCGGGACGGGACGGGGCTGGCGGGGCTCGCCGAGCGGCTTGACGCCGTGGACGGGGTGCTGGTCGTCGACTCCCCCGAGGGCGGGGGGACGACGGTCACCGCCGAGCTGCCGTGGCGGCCCTGA
- a CDS encoding response regulator transcription factor has product MRVVIAEDSVLLREGLTRLLTDRGHDVVAGVGDAEALIKTVADLAAEDALPDVVVADVRMPPTHTDEGVRAAVRLRRDHPGIGVLVLSQYVEEQYATELLAGSSTGVGYLLKDRVAEVREFLDAVVRVARGGTALDPEVVAQLLGRSRKQDVLAGLTPREREVLGLMAEGRTNSAVAKQLVVSDGAVEKHVSNIFMKLGLSPSDGDHRRVLAVLTYLKS; this is encoded by the coding sequence GTGCGGGTGGTCATCGCCGAGGATTCAGTGCTGCTGCGCGAGGGCCTGACCCGGTTGCTGACCGACCGGGGGCATGACGTCGTGGCGGGCGTCGGGGACGCGGAAGCCCTGATCAAGACGGTGGCGGACCTCGCCGCCGAGGATGCGCTGCCGGACGTGGTGGTCGCGGACGTGCGGATGCCGCCGACGCACACCGACGAGGGCGTGCGGGCCGCCGTACGGCTGCGGCGCGATCACCCCGGGATAGGCGTGCTCGTGCTGTCGCAGTACGTGGAGGAGCAGTACGCCACCGAGCTCCTGGCCGGTTCCAGTACCGGAGTGGGGTATCTGCTGAAGGACCGGGTGGCAGAGGTGCGCGAGTTCCTGGACGCGGTGGTCCGGGTGGCCCGGGGCGGCACCGCCCTGGACCCCGAGGTCGTCGCCCAGCTGCTCGGGCGCAGCCGGAAGCAGGACGTGCTGGCGGGTCTGACGCCGCGGGAGCGCGAGGTGCTCGGGCTGATGGCCGAGGGCCGCACCAATTCCGCCGTGGCGAAGCAGCTGGTCGTGAGCGACGGCGCGGTGGAGAAGCACGTCAGCAACATCTTCATGAAACTGGGCCTGTCGCCGAGTGACGGGGATCACCGGCGCGTACTGGCCGTTCTCACCTACCTGAAATCTTGA
- a CDS encoding 2-oxoacid:acceptor oxidoreductase subunit alpha: MTSQVSSPAEQADGSGGAVVGGQRTPGNPDGKEVRRLDRVIIRFAGDSGDGMQLTGDRFTSETASFGNDLSTLPNFPAEIRAPAGTLPGVSSFQLHFADHDILTPGDAPNVLVAMNPAALKANIADVPRGAEIIVNTDEFTKRPMAKVGYETSPLEDGSLAAYNLHPVPLTTLTVEALKDFGLSRKEAERSKNMFALGLLSWMYHRPTEATESFLRQKFAKKPEIAEANIVAFRAGWNFGETTEDFAVSYEVAPATQAFPTGTYRNISGNLALSYGLIAASQQADLPLYLGSYPITPASDILHELSKHKNFGVRTFQAEDEIAGIGAALGAAFGGALGVTTTSGPGVALKSETIGLAVSLELPLLIVDIQRGGPSTGLPTKTEQADLLQAMFGRNGEAPVPIVAPRTPADCFDAALDAARIALTYRTPVFLLSDGYLANGSEPWRIPEVADLPDLKVKFATGANHALADGTEVFWPYKRDPETLARPWAVPGTPGLEHRIGGIEKQDGTGNISYDPANHDLMVRTRQAKIDGIEVPDLDVDDPDRATTLVLGWGSTYGPITAAVRRLRVAGLPVAQAHLRHLNPFPRNLGEVLERYEKVVVPEMNLGQLATLIRAKYLVDAQSYNQVNGMPFKAEQLAKVLKEAIDD, from the coding sequence GTGACCAGCCAGGTCAGCAGCCCAGCGGAGCAGGCCGACGGCTCCGGCGGTGCGGTTGTCGGTGGACAGCGCACTCCGGGGAATCCGGACGGCAAGGAAGTACGGCGTCTCGATCGGGTGATCATCCGGTTCGCGGGTGACTCCGGTGACGGTATGCAGCTCACCGGTGACCGGTTCACCTCGGAGACCGCGTCGTTCGGGAACGACCTGTCGACGCTGCCGAACTTCCCGGCCGAGATCCGCGCCCCCGCCGGCACCCTGCCGGGCGTCTCCTCCTTCCAGCTCCACTTCGCCGACCACGACATCCTCACGCCGGGCGACGCCCCCAACGTGCTGGTGGCCATGAACCCCGCGGCGCTCAAGGCGAACATCGCCGACGTACCGCGCGGCGCGGAGATCATCGTCAACACGGACGAGTTCACCAAGCGCCCCATGGCCAAGGTCGGGTACGAGACCTCGCCGCTGGAAGACGGCTCGCTGGCCGCCTACAACCTGCACCCGGTGCCGCTGACCACGCTGACGGTGGAGGCGCTGAAGGACTTCGGGCTCTCCCGCAAGGAGGCCGAGCGCAGCAAGAACATGTTCGCGCTGGGCCTGCTGTCGTGGATGTACCACCGGCCGACCGAGGCCACGGAGAGCTTCCTGCGGCAGAAGTTCGCGAAGAAGCCCGAGATCGCCGAGGCGAACATCGTGGCCTTCCGGGCCGGTTGGAACTTCGGCGAGACGACCGAGGACTTCGCCGTCTCCTACGAGGTCGCGCCCGCGACCCAGGCCTTCCCCACCGGCACCTACCGCAACATCTCCGGGAACCTGGCCCTCTCCTACGGCCTCATCGCCGCGAGCCAGCAGGCCGATCTGCCCCTCTACCTGGGCTCCTACCCGATCACCCCGGCCTCGGACATCCTGCACGAGCTGTCGAAGCACAAGAACTTCGGCGTGCGGACCTTCCAGGCCGAGGACGAGATCGCCGGCATCGGCGCGGCGCTCGGAGCGGCCTTCGGCGGGGCGCTCGGGGTCACCACCACCTCCGGGCCCGGTGTGGCGCTCAAGTCGGAGACGATCGGCCTGGCGGTGTCGCTGGAACTGCCGCTGCTCATCGTGGACATCCAGCGCGGCGGCCCTTCCACCGGCCTTCCGACCAAGACCGAGCAGGCGGACCTCCTCCAGGCCATGTTCGGCCGCAACGGCGAGGCGCCCGTCCCGATCGTGGCGCCGAGGACCCCGGCGGACTGCTTCGACGCCGCCCTGGACGCGGCCCGTATCGCGCTGACCTACCGGACGCCGGTGTTCCTGCTCTCCGACGGCTACCTCGCCAACGGCTCGGAACCGTGGCGGATCCCGGAGGTCGCGGACCTGCCGGACCTGAAGGTCAAGTTCGCCACCGGCGCGAACCACGCGCTCGCCGACGGCACCGAGGTCTTCTGGCCCTACAAGCGGGATCCGGAGACCCTGGCCCGGCCCTGGGCGGTCCCCGGCACCCCCGGCCTCGAACACCGCATCGGCGGCATCGAGAAGCAGGACGGCACGGGCAACATCTCCTACGACCCGGCCAACCACGACCTCATGGTCCGCACCCGCCAGGCCAAGATCGACGGCATCGAGGTGCCCGACCTCGACGTCGACGACCCGGACCGCGCCACCACGCTGGTCCTCGGCTGGGGTTCCACCTACGGCCCCATCACCGCCGCGGTCCGCCGGCTCCGGGTCGCCGGACTCCCCGTCGCCCAGGCCCACCTGCGCCACCTCAACCCCTTCCCCAGGAATCTCGGCGAGGTCCTGGAGCGTTACGAGAAGGTAGTGGTGCCGGAGATGAACCTCGGGCAGCTCGCCACATTGATCCGCGCGAAATACCTGGTCGACGCCCAGTCGTACAACCAGGTGAACGGAATGCCCTTCAAGGCCGAGCAGCTCGCCAAGGTTCTCAAGGAGGCCATCGATGACTGA
- a CDS encoding 2-oxoacid:ferredoxin oxidoreductase subunit beta: protein MTEVTEATDGARTLLSLVPKAESKQSMKDFKSDQEVRWCPGCGDYAVLAAVQGFMPELGLAKENIVFVSGIGCSSRFPYYMNTYGMHSIHGRAPAIATGLATSRRDLSVWVVTGDGDALSIGGNHLIHALRRNVNLKILLFNNRIYGLTKGQYSPTSEVGKITKSTPMGSLDAPFNPVSLAIGAEASFVARTVDSDRKHLTEVLRQAADHQGTALVEIYQNCNIFNDGAFEVLKDKDQAREAVIRLEHGRPIRFGADDEKGVVRNQATGDLEVVEVTPANEGQVLVHDAGTASPTTAFALSRLADPDTLHRTPIGVFRSVERPVYDALMADQLDAAIDRSGKGDLGALLNGSDTWTVVG, encoded by the coding sequence ATGACTGAGGTGACCGAGGCGACCGACGGGGCGCGGACCCTGCTCTCGCTGGTACCCAAGGCCGAGAGCAAGCAGTCGATGAAGGACTTCAAGTCGGACCAGGAGGTCCGCTGGTGCCCGGGTTGCGGCGACTACGCCGTGCTCGCCGCCGTCCAGGGCTTCATGCCCGAGCTGGGGCTGGCGAAGGAGAACATCGTCTTCGTCTCCGGCATCGGGTGCTCCTCCCGCTTCCCGTACTACATGAACACCTACGGGATGCACTCGATCCACGGCCGGGCCCCCGCCATCGCGACAGGCCTCGCCACCTCCCGCCGCGACCTGTCGGTGTGGGTCGTCACCGGTGACGGCGACGCGCTGTCCATCGGCGGCAACCACCTGATCCACGCCCTGCGCCGCAACGTCAACCTGAAGATCCTGCTCTTCAACAACCGGATCTACGGGCTGACCAAGGGCCAGTACTCCCCCACCTCCGAGGTCGGCAAGATCACCAAGTCGACGCCGATGGGCTCGCTCGACGCGCCCTTCAACCCGGTGTCGCTGGCGATCGGCGCCGAGGCGTCCTTCGTCGCCCGCACCGTCGACTCCGACCGCAAGCACCTGACCGAGGTGCTGCGCCAGGCGGCCGACCACCAGGGCACGGCGCTCGTCGAGATCTACCAGAACTGCAACATCTTCAACGACGGCGCCTTCGAGGTCCTCAAGGACAAGGACCAGGCCCGCGAGGCGGTGATCAGGCTGGAGCACGGCCGGCCGATCCGATTCGGCGCGGACGACGAGAAGGGCGTGGTGCGCAACCAGGCCACCGGGGACCTGGAGGTCGTCGAGGTGACCCCCGCCAACGAGGGACAGGTCCTGGTCCACGACGCCGGGACCGCCAGCCCCACCACGGCGTTCGCGCTCTCCCGCCTCGCCGACCCGGACACCCTGCACCGCACTCCGATCGGCGTCTTCCGCAGCGTCGAACGGCCGGTCTACGACGCCCTCATGGCCGATCAGCTGGACGCGGCCATCGACCGCAGCGGCAAGGGCGACCTGGGCGCGCTGCTGAACGGGAGCGACACCTGGACCGTCGTCGGCTGA
- a CDS encoding SDR family oxidoreductase gives MSIVVTAATGALGRLVVEELLERVPADRVAVVVRNGEKAADLAARGIQVRVADYDDPAALAGVFRPGDRVLLISGNEIGRRVAQHTAVIDAAKAAGVAQLAYTGILGGPEADFELAAEHTATEQAVLASGLPYTFLRNGWYHENYTRELPTALGHGAVVASSGEGRIASAARADYAAAAAVVLTGEGHLNAIYELSGDTAWSLAEYAAEVSAQSGKEIAYTEVPADEHLKILTGAGVPEGFAAIIVDVDAAIARGRLAGTGGDLARLIGRPTTPVAEAIGAALA, from the coding sequence ATGAGCATCGTCGTCACCGCAGCCACCGGAGCCCTCGGCCGTCTTGTCGTCGAGGAGCTGCTGGAACGGGTTCCCGCCGACCGAGTCGCCGTCGTCGTCCGCAACGGGGAGAAGGCCGCCGACCTGGCCGCACGCGGGATCCAGGTGCGCGTCGCCGACTACGACGACCCGGCCGCCCTGGCCGGCGTCTTCCGGCCCGGCGACCGCGTGCTGCTGATCTCCGGCAACGAGATCGGGCGGCGCGTCGCCCAGCACACCGCCGTGATCGACGCCGCGAAGGCGGCCGGCGTGGCGCAGCTGGCCTACACCGGCATACTCGGCGGCCCGGAGGCGGACTTCGAGCTGGCCGCCGAGCACACCGCCACCGAGCAGGCCGTCCTCGCCTCCGGGCTCCCGTACACCTTCCTGCGCAACGGCTGGTACCACGAGAACTACACCCGCGAACTGCCGACCGCCCTCGGGCACGGAGCCGTCGTGGCCAGCTCGGGCGAGGGCCGGATCGCCTCGGCGGCGCGCGCCGACTACGCGGCCGCCGCGGCCGTGGTGCTCACCGGCGAGGGGCACCTGAACGCGATCTACGAGCTCTCCGGCGACACCGCGTGGAGCCTCGCGGAGTACGCGGCCGAGGTGTCGGCGCAGAGCGGCAAGGAGATCGCGTACACCGAGGTCCCGGCCGACGAACACCTGAAGATCCTGACGGGCGCCGGGGTGCCCGAGGGCTTCGCGGCGATCATCGTCGACGTGGACGCGGCGATCGCGCGCGGCCGGCTGGCGGGCACCGGCGGAGACCTGGCCCGGCTGATCGGGCGGCCCACGACCCCGGTCGCCGAGGCGATCGGCGCCGCACTGGCCTGA